One genomic region from Shewanella aestuarii encodes:
- a CDS encoding LexA family protein, whose amino-acid sequence MKIIPIAARAGVTGFESPAAEYSQLTLSMDELLIEHPSATFIGLAQGDSMQDVGIFDGDVIIVDRHETARNGDVIVANFNGEFVCKIIDTQRRLLLSSNQLYQAVVIHEYDEFSIEGVVTRSIRCHRQSPLLVNL is encoded by the coding sequence ATGAAAATTATTCCTATTGCTGCTCGCGCTGGTGTAACAGGCTTTGAATCGCCAGCTGCTGAATATAGTCAATTAACGTTAAGTATGGATGAGCTATTAATCGAGCATCCAAGCGCGACTTTTATTGGTTTGGCACAGGGGGATTCAATGCAGGATGTTGGGATATTTGATGGCGATGTGATAATTGTTGACCGTCATGAAACTGCCCGTAATGGTGATGTGATTGTCGCCAATTTTAATGGTGAATTTGTTTGTAAAATTATTGATACCCAGCGGCGGCTATTATTATCATCTAATCAATTGTATCAAGCTGTGGTGATCCATGAATACGATGAGTTTAGCATTGAAGGTGTCGTGACCCGCTCGATCCGATGTCATCGCCAAAGCCCATTATTGGT